In Methylobacterium aquaticum, the following are encoded in one genomic region:
- the terL gene encoding phage terminase large subunit yields the protein MRRAWPVIEPGAPYVHGWHIDAVGAHLEAVTAGQITRLLINVPPGTMKSLLAGVFWPAWEWGPKNRPSLRTVAVSHTERLALRDNLRTRRLITSPWYRSLWGERVRLTRDQNRKGRFETTASGLREAVSAGSITGSRGDRVILDDPISVEGANSERVREAVAQWFLEAVPTRLNDPVRSAIVVIMQRLHERDLSGVILAKNLGYDHLMLPMEFEPERACATRIGFSDPRREAGELLFPERFPRSVVERDTATMGEYAAAGQYQQRPAPRDGGLFKRGWFTLVRALPAGCTTVRAWDLAASVPRAGRQPDYTAGVKLARAPTGQLYVVDVRRDRLSAGGVERLILATAAEDGPSCRISLPQDPGQAGKAQAQYLVGRLAGYDARASPESGDKATRAAPVSAQAEAGNLHLVAGPWNEAFVDELCAFPNGAFLDQVDALSRAFSALARPGYGLLGVL from the coding sequence GTGCGCCGGGCCTGGCCGGTGATCGAGCCGGGCGCCCCTTACGTCCACGGCTGGCACATCGACGCGGTCGGCGCCCATCTCGAGGCCGTCACCGCCGGGCAGATCACCCGGCTCCTTATCAACGTGCCGCCCGGCACGATGAAGAGCCTGCTCGCCGGCGTGTTCTGGCCGGCCTGGGAATGGGGGCCGAAGAACCGGCCCAGCTTACGCACCGTCGCAGTCTCGCATACCGAGCGGCTGGCGCTCCGCGACAACCTACGCACGAGGCGCCTGATCACCTCGCCCTGGTACCGGAGCTTATGGGGCGAGCGGGTGCGCCTCACCCGCGACCAGAACCGCAAGGGGCGCTTCGAGACCACGGCGTCGGGCTTACGCGAGGCGGTCTCGGCCGGCTCGATCACCGGCTCGCGCGGCGACCGGGTGATCCTCGACGACCCGATCTCGGTCGAGGGCGCCAATTCCGAGCGGGTGCGCGAGGCGGTGGCGCAGTGGTTCCTGGAAGCGGTGCCGACCCGCCTCAACGACCCCGTCCGCTCGGCCATCGTGGTCATCATGCAGCGGCTGCACGAGCGCGACCTGTCGGGGGTGATCCTGGCCAAAAACCTCGGCTACGACCACCTGATGCTGCCGATGGAGTTCGAGCCGGAGCGCGCCTGCGCCACCCGCATCGGATTTTCCGATCCGCGCCGGGAGGCGGGCGAGCTGCTCTTCCCGGAGCGCTTCCCCCGCTCGGTCGTGGAGCGCGACACGGCCACGATGGGCGAGTACGCGGCGGCGGGCCAGTACCAGCAGCGGCCCGCCCCGCGGGACGGCGGGCTGTTCAAGCGCGGCTGGTTCACCCTCGTGCGGGCCCTGCCCGCCGGCTGCACCACCGTGCGGGCCTGGGACCTCGCGGCAAGCGTGCCGCGGGCCGGACGCCAGCCGGACTACACCGCCGGCGTCAAGCTCGCGCGCGCGCCCACCGGGCAACTCTACGTCGTCGACGTGCGCCGCGACCGGCTCTCGGCCGGCGGGGTCGAGCGGCTGATCCTGGCCACCGCCGCCGAGGACGGCCCGTCCTGCCGGATCTCGCTGCCGCAGGATCCCGGCCAGGCCGGCAAGGCGCAGGCGCAGTACCTCGTCGGGCGGCTTGCCGGCTACGACGCCCGCGCCTCCCCGGAGAGCGGCGACAAGGCGACCCGCGCCGCCCCGGTCTCGGCCCAGGCCGAGGCCGGCAACCTGCACCTCGTCGCCGGCCCCTGGAACGAGGCCTTCGTCGACGAGCTCTGCGCGTTCCCCAACGGCGCCTTCCTCGACCAGGTCGACGCCCTCTCGCGCGCCTTCTCGGCGCTGGCCCGGCCGGGATACGGCCTGCTCGGAGTCCTGTGA
- a CDS encoding DUF1073 domain-containing protein, whose protein sequence is MWLADRLANLVSGLGGPRDKSTGNLHVHVPRARAELDAAYRDNWLARKVVDIVPFDMLREWRAWQAPPEVAAALAASEERLGLQDRLLRALRLARLHGGAALLIGDGAPDPSLPLEPETVGQGGLRYLHVLPRGRIQAGAIERDPLSPWFGEPIAYTIAGGQAVHPSRVVRLLGAALPDDAVGDGWGDSVLQALLEAIDQATAAAAHIAAMLPEAKQDVISVPGLSQALSTEDGTRLLTERFAYAARMKGLFGMLLLEGDGRSPEGERYQQKQLDFSGLPEVARLFLQVAAGAADIPVTRLLGQSPAGLNATGESDIRNYHDHVAARQTVELTPAIARLDRLLIRDALGRDEPLRYAWRPLAQASEREKAEIGRLKAETAAMLAREGVVPQGVLAHGVEGWLSAADLFPGIAAAFARPAG, encoded by the coding sequence ATGTGGCTCGCCGACCGCCTCGCCAACCTCGTCTCCGGCCTCGGCGGGCCGCGGGACAAGAGCACCGGCAACCTGCACGTCCACGTGCCGCGCGCCCGCGCCGAGCTCGACGCGGCCTACCGGGACAACTGGCTCGCCCGCAAGGTCGTCGACATCGTGCCCTTCGACATGCTGCGCGAGTGGCGCGCCTGGCAGGCCCCGCCGGAGGTCGCGGCGGCCTTGGCCGCGAGCGAGGAGCGCTTGGGGCTTCAGGACCGCCTGCTGCGGGCCTTGCGCCTCGCCCGCCTGCATGGCGGCGCCGCGCTGCTGATCGGCGACGGCGCGCCCGATCCGAGCCTGCCGCTCGAGCCCGAGACGGTCGGGCAGGGGGGCCTGCGCTACCTCCACGTCCTGCCCCGCGGCCGGATCCAGGCCGGCGCCATCGAGCGCGACCCGCTCTCGCCCTGGTTCGGCGAGCCCATCGCCTACACGATCGCGGGCGGGCAGGCGGTGCATCCCTCCCGGGTGGTGCGCCTCCTCGGCGCGGCCCTGCCGGACGATGCGGTGGGTGATGGCTGGGGCGACAGCGTGCTCCAGGCGCTCCTGGAGGCGATCGACCAGGCGACGGCGGCCGCTGCCCACATCGCCGCGATGCTGCCCGAGGCCAAGCAAGACGTGATCTCGGTGCCGGGCCTGTCGCAAGCCCTCTCGACCGAGGACGGCACCCGCCTGCTCACCGAGCGCTTCGCCTACGCGGCACGGATGAAGGGCCTGTTCGGGATGCTGCTGCTCGAGGGCGACGGCCGCTCGCCGGAGGGCGAGCGCTACCAGCAGAAGCAGCTCGACTTCTCCGGCCTGCCGGAGGTGGCCCGCCTCTTCCTGCAGGTCGCGGCAGGCGCCGCCGACATCCCGGTGACGCGGCTGCTCGGCCAGTCGCCCGCCGGCCTCAACGCCACCGGCGAATCCGACATCCGCAACTACCACGACCACGTCGCGGCGCGGCAGACCGTCGAACTGACACCGGCCATCGCCCGCCTCGACCGTCTCCTGATCCGCGACGCCCTCGGCCGCGACGAGCCCCTGCGCTACGCCTGGCGGCCGCTCGCCCAGGCGAGCGAGCGCGAGAAGGCGGAGATCGGCCGCCTCAAGGCCGAGACCGCCGCGATGCTCGCCCGCGAGGGCGTGGTGCCTCAAGGCGTCCTGGCTCACGGCGTCGAAGGCTGGCTCTCCGCCGCCGACCTCTTCCCCGGCATCGCCGCGGCCTTCGCGCGGCCGGCGGGCTGA
- a CDS encoding DUF2213 domain-containing protein, whose protein sequence is MHIFDRLSLGPAAGIAGARPLGNGALVVQARAARAGNVQVYRGDEVARPDLAQVRIYRDPDEIFRPESLRSFGHKPVTLDHPPEAVTPRTWRGVARGHVGDEVVRDGEFVRIPMLLADSAAIAAVQGGRREISVGYTCDLDWTPGTAPDGSPYDARQTQVIVDHVAIVAQGRAGPDCRIGDADRRLAEAEARAQAAETALAQRDGEVAALRARVPDEAALDALAAERGALVEQARRILGDAFDPAGLTPEAIRRAAVARALGEAEAADMSPAAIEGAFRVVAAGPHQAVQSHAPDPLRDALRHRSADALTPEAAHAAMVETLRNAWKPAGAR, encoded by the coding sequence ATGCACATCTTCGACCGACTGAGCCTCGGCCCCGCGGCCGGGATCGCGGGCGCGCGCCCGCTCGGCAACGGCGCCCTGGTGGTGCAGGCCCGCGCGGCGCGGGCCGGCAACGTCCAGGTCTATCGCGGCGACGAGGTCGCCCGGCCGGACCTCGCGCAGGTCCGGATCTACCGCGACCCGGACGAGATCTTCCGGCCCGAATCCTTGCGCAGCTTCGGCCACAAGCCCGTCACCCTCGACCACCCACCCGAGGCGGTGACGCCCCGGACCTGGCGCGGGGTCGCGCGGGGCCATGTCGGCGACGAGGTGGTGCGCGACGGCGAGTTCGTGCGCATCCCGATGCTGCTGGCCGATTCCGCGGCGATCGCGGCGGTGCAGGGCGGGCGGCGCGAGATCTCGGTCGGCTATACCTGCGACCTCGACTGGACCCCCGGCACCGCCCCCGACGGCAGCCCCTACGACGCCCGCCAGACCCAGGTGATCGTCGACCACGTCGCCATCGTGGCGCAGGGGCGCGCCGGCCCGGATTGCCGCATCGGCGATGCCGACCGGCGCCTCGCCGAGGCCGAGGCGCGGGCACAGGCCGCCGAGACTGCTCTCGCCCAGCGCGACGGCGAGGTCGCGGCGCTCCGCGCCCGGGTGCCGGACGAGGCCGCCCTCGACGCGCTCGCCGCCGAGCGGGGCGCCCTGGTGGAGCAGGCCCGCCGGATCCTCGGCGACGCCTTCGATCCCGCCGGCCTGACGCCCGAGGCGATCCGGCGCGCGGCGGTGGCACGCGCGCTCGGCGAGGCGGAGGCCGCCGACATGAGCCCTGCGGCGATCGAGGGTGCCTTCCGGGTCGTCGCCGCCGGCCCGCACCAGGCCGTCCAATCCCACGCCCCGGACCCGCTGCGCGACGCCCTGCGCCACCGGTCCGCCGACGCCCTCACCCCCGAGGCGGCCCACGCCGCCATGGTCGAGACCCTCCGCAACGCCTGGAAACCCGCAGGAGCCCGCTGA
- a CDS encoding structural cement protein Gp24 produces MPPVQTSYPGRPAAAYEGMAADQNSATILSRTVETPEGIGFGRAAFQGSRDDGIAASGAVFRGIVLADRNARPNPTGTDLFAKGETAPVMNSGAVWVVTASAASAGSPAYVTPAGAITAAASGNTAIANALFDTSAPAGGLVRLRLN; encoded by the coding sequence ATGCCCCCCGTCCAGACCAGCTATCCCGGCCGCCCGGCCGCCGCCTACGAGGGCATGGCCGCCGACCAGAATTCCGCGACCATCCTCAGCCGCACCGTCGAGACCCCGGAGGGGATCGGCTTCGGCCGCGCCGCCTTCCAGGGCAGCCGCGACGACGGCATCGCGGCGTCGGGCGCGGTCTTCCGCGGCATCGTGCTCGCCGACCGCAACGCCAGGCCGAACCCGACCGGCACCGACCTCTTCGCGAAAGGCGAAACCGCCCCGGTGATGAATTCGGGCGCCGTCTGGGTGGTCACGGCCTCGGCCGCGAGCGCCGGCAGCCCGGCCTACGTCACGCCTGCCGGCGCGATCACCGCCGCCGCCTCCGGCAACACCGCCATCGCCAACGCCCTGTTCGACACCTCCGCCCCCGCCGGCGGCCTCGTCCGCCTGCGCCTGAACTGA
- a CDS encoding DUF2184 domain-containing protein, with amino-acid sequence MTRTLVTDAPRALAFLVSQQAFIEPTVYRAQYPAIRYPRLVPVDTAAPEWVPTVTYFSVDRVGQATWVHGAATDVPKVEITRRQHETTVAMAGIGYGYDLEELGKAQLLGMSLDADKADAARLASEEFIDQVALFGDPAKGFSGLLNHPGVTVGSAAATGTNGSTAWAQKSPEQILADVNGQLIGIFTGSNTVEMADTLLLPYEQMLGIGLRRLDGISPLTLLDWIRRHNVYTLETGQDLTVYGVRALETAGTGGSARMVAYRRDPSVLKLWLPMPFRFFPAWQTGPWRFEVPGAFRLGGLDIRRPAACRYLDGI; translated from the coding sequence ATGACCCGCACCCTCGTCACCGATGCCCCCCGGGCGCTCGCCTTCCTGGTCAGCCAGCAGGCCTTCATCGAGCCCACCGTCTATCGCGCCCAGTACCCGGCGATCCGCTATCCGCGCCTCGTCCCGGTCGACACCGCCGCACCCGAATGGGTGCCGACCGTGACCTACTTCTCGGTCGACCGGGTCGGCCAGGCGACCTGGGTCCATGGTGCGGCCACCGACGTGCCGAAGGTCGAGATCACGCGCCGCCAGCACGAGACCACCGTCGCCATGGCGGGCATCGGCTACGGCTACGACCTCGAGGAGCTCGGCAAGGCCCAGCTGCTGGGCATGAGTCTCGACGCCGACAAGGCCGACGCGGCCCGGCTCGCCTCGGAGGAGTTCATCGACCAGGTCGCGCTGTTCGGCGATCCCGCAAAGGGATTTTCGGGCCTCCTCAACCACCCGGGCGTGACCGTCGGCAGCGCCGCGGCCACCGGCACCAACGGCAGCACCGCCTGGGCCCAGAAAAGCCCGGAGCAGATCCTCGCCGACGTCAACGGCCAGTTGATCGGCATCTTCACCGGCTCGAACACCGTCGAGATGGCCGACACCCTGCTGCTCCCCTACGAGCAGATGCTCGGCATCGGGCTTCGCCGCCTCGACGGGATCAGCCCGCTCACCCTGCTCGACTGGATCCGGCGCCACAACGTCTACACCCTGGAGACCGGGCAGGACCTGACGGTCTACGGCGTGCGGGCGCTCGAGACCGCCGGCACCGGCGGCAGCGCCCGCATGGTCGCCTATCGCCGCGATCCTTCCGTGCTGAAGCTGTGGCTGCCGATGCCGTTCCGGTTCTTCCCGGCCTGGCAGACCGGCCCGTGGCGCTTCGAGGTGCCGGGCGCCTTCCGGCTCGGCGGCCTCGACATCCGCCGCCCCGCCGCCTGCCGCTACCTCGACGGCATCTAG
- a CDS encoding DUF4054 domain-containing protein, producing MADAITPQAFRARFPAFAGVADAAIAGALAEAAPRVGAAWPAADAALGRMLHAAHTLTLDGQGGAEAELARAGALDLKALRSGTLHLERRDPPPDAAPGTLGLTSYGRRFHEVMRRNSLGVAVV from the coding sequence ATGGCGGACGCGATCACGCCGCAGGCCTTCCGGGCCCGCTTCCCGGCCTTCGCGGGCGTCGCCGACGCGGCGATCGCCGGGGCGCTGGCGGAGGCGGCCCCCAGGGTCGGGGCGGCCTGGCCGGCGGCGGATGCCGCCCTCGGGCGGATGCTGCATGCCGCCCACACCCTCACCCTCGACGGGCAGGGCGGCGCGGAAGCCGAGCTCGCCCGGGCCGGCGCCCTCGACCTCAAGGCCCTGCGCAGCGGCACGCTCCACCTGGAGCGCCGCGACCCACCTCCGGACGCGGCCCCGGGCACGCTCGGGCTGACCTCCTACGGGCGGCGCTTCCACGAGGTGATGCGCCGCAACAGCCTCGGCGTGGCGGTGGTGTGA
- a CDS encoding DUF3168 domain-containing protein, with protein MAGLDLSPQLLRAVRTRLLADPALRPLVGDRVREAVSAREEWPFLRVDPPEVGPYEAQGWRGCACRLTVHAFLRGARGLGPVQELLAAVSAALDEADLTLARGELLWLSHERSLVLPEPLGPGSWHGVARFGAVAAEAF; from the coding sequence ATGGCCGGCCTCGACCTCTCGCCCCAGCTCCTGCGGGCTGTCCGCACCCGCCTCCTCGCCGATCCGGCCCTGCGCCCCCTCGTCGGCGACCGGGTGCGCGAGGCGGTGAGCGCCCGGGAGGAATGGCCGTTCCTGCGCGTCGATCCGCCGGAGGTCGGACCCTACGAGGCGCAGGGTTGGCGCGGCTGCGCCTGCCGCCTGACCGTCCACGCCTTCCTGCGCGGCGCCCGGGGCCTGGGGCCGGTGCAGGAGCTGCTTGCCGCCGTCAGCGCCGCCCTCGACGAGGCCGACCTGACGCTCGCCCGCGGCGAACTCCTGTGGCTGTCGCACGAGCGCAGCCTGGTGCTGCCGGAACCCCTCGGGCCCGGCTCCTGGCACGGCGTCGCCCGCTTCGGGGCCGTCGCCGCCGAAGCTTTCTGA
- a CDS encoding phage tail tube protein, which produces MAQPTTLPFSAIAVKLESLTKAGTFEAPCGLTERAAQFTKETNSSVVPDCANEDAAPFVDRFAVSKSAAVSGKGVMARQSIARWRAAFESDAPVRARVEVSGTGAEGGGAWEGLFHLTSFEVGAVRGERCTVSVALQSTGAVAFTAAA; this is translated from the coding sequence ATGGCCCAGCCCACCACCCTGCCGTTCTCGGCCATCGCCGTGAAGCTCGAGAGCCTGACCAAGGCCGGCACCTTCGAGGCGCCCTGCGGCCTCACCGAGCGCGCGGCGCAGTTCACCAAGGAGACCAACAGTTCGGTCGTGCCCGACTGCGCCAACGAGGACGCCGCGCCCTTCGTCGACCGCTTCGCGGTGTCGAAGTCGGCCGCGGTCTCGGGCAAGGGCGTGATGGCGCGCCAGAGCATCGCCCGCTGGCGCGCCGCCTTCGAATCCGATGCGCCGGTGCGCGCCCGGGTCGAGGTGAGCGGCACCGGAGCGGAGGGCGGCGGCGCCTGGGAGGGGCTGTTTCACCTCACCAGCTTCGAGGTCGGCGCCGTGCGCGGCGAGCGCTGCACCGTGTCGGTGGCGCTGCAATCGACCGGGGCCGTGGCCTTCACGGCCGCCGCGTGA
- a CDS encoding gene transfer agent family protein, with protein sequence MSRDGHIDLALEETTHRFRLAIGDLEALQEATGAGPAALLHRFHAGRLYRFRDVRDVLRLGLIGGGTPVPQAHAVAERLDGLPCIPLIAKAALVLAAALEGTEDERVGRPAGAAGPEGRIAFAAFYGAAAAMGLPAADLRAMSLWQLAAYIDGFNRARDPDAASAPTPQEEDALWAWLQAGLHDDLPDDGSPA encoded by the coding sequence ATGAGCCGCGACGGCCATATCGACCTCGCCCTCGAGGAAACGACCCACCGCTTCCGCCTCGCCATCGGCGACCTGGAGGCTCTGCAGGAGGCGACGGGGGCGGGGCCCGCCGCCCTGCTGCACCGCTTCCATGCCGGACGGCTCTACCGGTTCCGGGACGTGCGCGACGTGCTGCGCCTCGGCCTGATCGGCGGCGGCACCCCGGTGCCGCAGGCCCACGCCGTCGCCGAACGCCTCGACGGGCTGCCCTGCATCCCGCTGATCGCCAAGGCCGCCCTGGTGCTGGCGGCGGCGCTCGAGGGCACCGAAGACGAGCGGGTCGGACGCCCGGCCGGTGCCGCAGGACCCGAGGGACGGATCGCCTTCGCGGCGTTCTACGGGGCCGCCGCCGCCATGGGCCTGCCGGCTGCCGACCTGCGGGCGATGAGCCTGTGGCAGCTCGCCGCCTACATCGACGGCTTCAACCGCGCCCGCGACCCGGACGCAGCCAGCGCCCCGACGCCGCAGGAGGAGGACGCGCTCTGGGCCTGGCTCCAGGCCGGCCTCCATGACGATCTCCCCGACGACGGATCGCCCGCATGA
- a CDS encoding DUF2163 domain-containing protein: MKTLPPGLAASLASGITSLCQCWIVTRTDGLRLGFTDHDEDLTVDGVTCSAESGATGTALEQGTGLSPDSLEIVGALTSGRLAESELARGLFDGATVAVWRVDWASPADQVLVLSGTIGEVSRGPTAFTAEVRGLAESLNQPRGRVYQRTCDALLGDARCRIDAAAPAMRGSGTVATVRSARSLIASGLSAHASGWFEAGRLVWTSGANAGAAVEVRAHARIGPLAALDLWEPMPAPIVAGDAFQVVAGCDKSLASCRDKFANVVNFRGFPDLPGNDYAVAYAVQGADNDGGRLG; encoded by the coding sequence ATGAAGACCCTGCCGCCCGGCCTCGCCGCCAGCCTCGCGAGCGGGATCACCTCCCTGTGCCAGTGCTGGATCGTCACCCGCACCGACGGCCTGCGCCTCGGCTTCACCGATCACGACGAGGACCTGACCGTCGACGGCGTGACCTGCTCGGCCGAGAGCGGCGCCACCGGCACCGCCCTCGAACAGGGCACGGGGCTCAGCCCCGACAGCCTCGAGATCGTCGGCGCCCTCACCAGCGGGCGCCTCGCCGAATCCGAACTCGCCCGCGGCCTGTTCGACGGCGCGACGGTCGCGGTCTGGCGGGTCGATTGGGCAAGCCCGGCCGACCAGGTGCTGGTCCTCTCCGGCACGATCGGCGAGGTCTCGCGCGGGCCCACCGCCTTCACGGCGGAGGTGCGCGGCCTCGCGGAGAGCCTGAACCAGCCCCGCGGCCGGGTCTACCAGCGCACCTGCGACGCGCTCCTCGGCGATGCCCGCTGCCGGATCGACGCCGCCGCCCCGGCGATGCGCGGCAGCGGCACGGTCGCGACGGTGCGGAGCGCCCGCAGCCTGATCGCCTCCGGGCTTTCCGCCCATGCGAGCGGCTGGTTCGAGGCCGGCCGCCTGGTCTGGACCTCCGGGGCCAATGCCGGCGCCGCGGTCGAGGTGCGGGCGCATGCCCGGATCGGCCCGCTCGCCGCCCTCGACCTGTGGGAGCCGATGCCGGCGCCGATCGTCGCCGGCGACGCCTTCCAGGTCGTCGCCGGCTGCGACAAGTCCCTGGCGAGTTGCCGGGACAAGTTCGCCAACGTCGTCAACTTCCGCGGCTTCCCGGACTTGCCGGGCAACGATTACGCCGTGGCCTATGCAGTACAGGGGGCAGACAATGACGGAGGCCGCCTCGGCTGA
- a CDS encoding DUF6950 family protein translates to MTEAASADTRARIVVLARTWLGTPYHHQASVRGAGADCLGLLRGVYAELYGTEPEAPPPYTPSWAEDRGQETLRDAAARHLVPLEPGAAEPGDVLLFRWRDRLPAKHCGILSGTSHMIHAYDGHAVVETWIPPAWSRRIAYAFRFPEPSPEPSPEFPT, encoded by the coding sequence ATGACGGAGGCCGCCTCGGCTGACACCCGCGCGCGCATCGTCGTGCTGGCGCGGACCTGGCTCGGCACGCCCTACCACCACCAGGCCAGCGTCCGGGGCGCCGGCGCCGATTGCCTCGGCCTGCTGCGCGGCGTCTATGCCGAGCTGTACGGTACCGAGCCGGAGGCGCCGCCGCCCTACACGCCGAGCTGGGCCGAGGACCGGGGGCAGGAGACGTTGCGGGACGCCGCAGCCCGCCACCTGGTGCCGCTCGAACCGGGCGCGGCCGAGCCCGGCGACGTGCTGCTGTTCCGCTGGCGCGACCGCCTCCCGGCCAAGCATTGCGGGATCCTCTCGGGGACCTCGCACATGATCCATGCCTATGACGGCCACGCCGTGGTGGAGACCTGGATCCCGCCGGCCTGGTCCCGGCGCATCGCCTACGCCTTCCGCTTCCCCGAACCCTCGCCCGAACCCTCGCCGGAGTTCCCGACGTGA